Proteins encoded by one window of Manis pentadactyla isolate mManPen7 chromosome X, mManPen7.hap1, whole genome shotgun sequence:
- the LOC130681787 gene encoding LOW QUALITY PROTEIN: uncharacterized protein LOC130681787 (The sequence of the model RefSeq protein was modified relative to this genomic sequence to represent the inferred CDS: substituted 3 bases at 3 genomic stop codons), whose protein sequence is MGQAVTTPLSLTLDHWTEVRARAHNLSVEVKKGPWQTFCTSEWPTFNVGWPSEGTFDLPTLLAVKAVVFQDSSQGHPDQQPYIVAWQELVENPPPWVKPWVQKKMGPXVLTAQTQPQKKEKETTKVYPDTQDLLMVDDPPPPPYPPAPTAPLAPPAPALPAPPAPAPSVPDAEAVGPAPGPAQGTRRRRGATLDPPGIFPLRSYGVPILGEEGDPPFQPLQYWPFSSADLYNWKANHPPFSEEPQKLTGLVESLMFSHQPTWDDCQQLLQVLFTTEERERILLEARRNVPGTDGRPSQLPHDIERGFPLTRPNWDFNSPEGRERLTIYRQALVAGLRGAARRPTNLAKVREVSQGATEAPAVFLERLIEAFRWYTPFDTTSEGHSASVALAFIGQSAPDIRKKLQSLEGLQDLLLRDLVKEAEKVDHKRETEEEKELRKEKEREIKEGKRDRKYKRNLTKILAAVVESKGRPPSSGRTSKAGSLGNRPPLDKDQCVYCKEKGHWVKECPKKPPRGPPKKVLSLLEDENXGRRGSEPLPEPRVTLKVEGQPVEFLVDTGAQHSVLTQARGPLSSKKSWVFGATGQRQYAWTTQRTVDLGVGHVNHSFLVIPECPTPLLGRDILTKVGAQISFQAEDTRVTDREKKPLGLSILSIRLEDEYRLFKEPEPSRVNQRWLIQFSGAWAETAGMGLAVNQPLVVLELKASASPVTVRQYPMSKEARDGIKPHIQRLIEQGILVKCKSPWNTPLLPVKKVGTGDYRPVQDLREVNKRTQDIHPTVPNPYNLLSSLAPENTWYTVLDLKDAFFCLRLHQSSQPLFAFEWKDPSTGTTGQLTWTRLPQGFKNSPTLFDEALHQDLAFYQASNPQVTLLQYVDDLLIAAPTQEVCQEATEALLTELAKLGYRASAKKAQICQQQVTYLGYSLREGKRWLTEARKQTVTQIPVPTTPRQVREFLGTAGFCRLWIPVYATLATPLYPLTKGAAPFVWGPEQQQAFDEIKKALLSAPALALLDVTKPFVLFVDERSGVARGVLTQQWGPWKRPVAYLSKKLDPVSSGWPACLRVVAAVALLVKDSDKLTLGQKLTVVAPHALESVIRQPPERWMSNARMTHYQTLLLNRDRVEFAPPAILNPATLLPDSGKEVLHTCQEILAEETGTRQDLKDQPLGGPGLLTWYTDGSSYNMDGKRMAGAAVVDDDRIIWASGLPTGTSAQRAELIALTQALRMAEGKRLNVYTDSRYAFATAHIHGVIYRQRGLLTSAGKDVKNKQEILDLLEAIHRPKEVAIIHCPGHQKDDSTIARGNRTADQAAKQAAQGMNILPLQVCPEATHIKSFQYTPEDLVCINKLGFKNFSPQEIYKSEEGKVVLPQREAEEYLRQLHQLTHLGAKNLKTFVRDSPYHVIGLGKLADEVVKNCVPCQLVNVSKNQAISGKRLRGDRLGAYWEVDFTEIKPAKYGYKYLLVFLDTFSGWTEAFPTKTETAQTVSKKILEEIFPRFGIPKVIGSDNGPAFVAQVSQGLAKILGTDWKLHCAYRPQSSGQVERMNRTLKETLTKLSIETGLCDWLVLLPFALFRVRNTPSCFGLTPFEIMFGAPAPLQSAHLHTFPECATNKFLLERLRALEAVQKEVWASIKEAYRPEELSVPHQFQVGDPVYVRRHRTGNLEPRWKGPFIVLLTTPTAVKVEGVSSWIHASHLKKAPPSDSDWXVTRTDNPLKLRLCERNYVVSNSNAPAVSNPPEP, encoded by the coding sequence atgggacaggcagtgacgaccccccttagcctgacgttagatCATTGGACGGAAGTCAGAGCGAGGGCACATAACTTGTCAGTAGAAGTGAAAAAGGGAccttggcagactttctgtacctccgaatGGCCCACCTTCAATGTTGGGTGGCCCTCGGAGGGGACTTTTGATCTCCCCACTTTAttagcagtaaaagctgttgtcttCCAGGATTCGTCTCAAGGACACCCGGATCAGCAACCCTACATTGTAGCCTGGCAAGAGTTGGTGGAGAACCCcccaccctgggtaaagccctgggtacAAAAGAAAATGGGCCCTTGAGTTTTAACTGCCCAGACTCAacctcagaaaaaggaaaaagaaactaccAAAGTTTACCCCGATACTCAAGATTTGcttatggttgatgatccccctccccctccttaccctcccgcCCCTACAGCACCCCTGGCGCCCCCAGCCCCGGCACTCCCAGCACCGCCAGCCCCGGCACCCTCAGTCCCTGATGCTGAGGCAGTGGGGCCGGCTCCAGGACctgcccagggaactcggcgCCGCCGAGGGGCCACCTTGGACCCACCGGGTATTTTTCCTCTCCGGTCTTATGGAGTTCCCATCCTTGGGGAAGAAggggacccgcctttccaacctctgcaatattggcccttctcctctgctgatttgtataattggaaagctaaccacccgcccttttcagaggaaccgcagaaaCTAACTGGTCTggtagagtccctgatgttttcccaccagcccacctgggatgactgtcagcagcttttgcaggtgctcttcaccacggaagagagagagaggattctCCTGGAGGCACGAAGGAATGTGCCTGGAACCGACGGGCGACcttcgcaactccctcatgacaTAGAGAGGGGGTTCCCGTTGActagacccaactgggactttaattctccagaaggtagggagcgactaaccatctatcgtcaggctctggtggcaggtctccgTGGGGCCGCAAgacgccccaccaatttggccaaggtaagagaggtcagccagggagccactgaagcacCCGCAGTATTCTTAGAGCGCCTGATAGAAGCCTTCAGGTGGTATACTCCCTTTGATACCACTTCTGAGGGGCATAGTGCTTCAGTGGCCCTTGCTTTTATCGGACAGTCGGCACCCGACATTAGAAAAAAACTTCAGAGTTtggaaggcttacaggatttgttgCTGAgggatttggtgaaagaagcagagaaagttgatcataagagagagactgaggaagagaaggagttaaggaaggaaaaggaaagggaaattaaagaaggaaagagggataggaagtataagagaaatttaacaaagatcttggccgcagtagtagaaagtaagggacgcccgccctctagtggtagaactagtaaggcaggatCCCTGGGCAACcgacctcctttggataaagatcagtgTGTGTACTGCAAGGAGAAGGggcattgggtgaaagaatgccctaagaaACCACCGCGGGGACCTCCGAagaaggtgttgtctctgctagaAGATGAGAattagggaagacggggctcggagcccctccccgagccTAGGGTAACTCTGaaggtggaggggcaacccgttgagtttcTGGTAGataccggtgctcaacattcagtACTGACCCAAGCTAGAGGCCCCCTTTCtagcaaaaagtcttgggtgttCGGGGCCACGGGTCAGAGACAATATGCATGGACTACCCAAAGAACAGTGGACTTAGGAGTGGGACATGTAAACCACTCATTCCTtgttataccggaatgccctacacccttgttaggaagagacatcttgaccaaagtcggggcccaaatatcctttcaGGCTGAAGATACCCGAGTGACTGATAGAGAGAAGAAACCTTTGGGCCTAAGTATTCTGTCCATAAGATTAGAAGACGAGTACCGCCTTTTTAAGGAACCAGAACCCTCCCGAGTTAATCAAAGGTGGCTCATCCAGTTTTCAGGGGCCTGGGCAGAGACGGCAGGTATGGGGCTTGCTGTAAATCAGCCCCTGGTGGTCTTAGAATTGAAAGCCTCAGCCTCACcagtaactgtgagacaatatccaatgagtaaagaagccagagaTGGAATTAAGCCCCATATCCAGAGGCTCATAGAGCAggggatattagtaaaatgtaaatccccatggaacactcccttgctgcctgtaaagaaAGTGGGAACAGGAGATTATCGACCAgtgcaagatttaagagaagttaataaGAGAACACAGGACATTCATCCCACTGTGCCGAATCCTTATAACCTGCTAAGCTCTCTGGCCCCAGAAAACACTTGGTATACAGTCTTAGATTTAAAGGACGCCTTCTTTTGTTTGCGCCTGCACCAGagtagccaaccgctgtttgcttttgagtggaaggacccctccacaggaactactggacaattgacctggactcgcttgccacaaggattcaagaattcACCTACCCTCTTTGACGAGGCTTTACACCAGGACTTGGCCTTTTACCAAGCCTCCAACCCACAGGTAACCTTGttacaatatgttgatgacttgctGATAGCCGCCCCTACACAAGAAgtctgccaagaggccactgaagcccttttgactgaacttgctaagctagggtatagagcatctgccaaaaaggcacagatctgccaacaacaagtgacttatttAGGGTAttccctgagagaagggaaaaggtggcttactgaagcccggaagcagactgtgacgcagatccCGGTCCCTACTACTCCGCGCCAAGTCCGCGAATTTCTGGGAACAGCAGGGTTCTGTAGATTATGGATACCCGTATATGCCACCTTAGCCACCCCCCTGTACCCCCTAACCAAAGGGGCAGCTCCGTTTGTTTGGGGACCTGAAcagcaacaggcctttgatgagatCAAGAAGGCCCTCCTGTCGGCACCTGCTCTGGCTTTGCTGGATGTGACTAAGCCGTTCGTCCTTTTTGTGGATGAACGGAGTGGAGTGGCTCGGGGAGTGTTGACCcagcaatggggaccttggaagagacctgtcgcctatttgtcaaaaaaattagacccagtAAGTAGCGGATGGCCTGCCTGTTTGAGAGTAGTGGCGGccgtggccctcctagttaaagattctgacaaactgacACTGGGACAGAAACTTACTGTGGTTGCTCCGCATGCGTTGGAGAGTGTAATTCGGCAGCCACCCGAGAGATGGATGtcgaatgccagaatgactcactaccaaaccttactcctgaatcgtgatcgtgtggagTTTGCCCCCCCTGCCATTCTAAACCCGGCCACTCTGCTCCCCGATTCGGGGAAGGAagtgcttcatacctgccaggaaatcctggctgaggagacaggCACCCGCCAGGACTTGAAAGATCAGCCCTTAGGAGGACcgggactcctgacttggtatacggacgggagcagttacaacatggatggtaagagaatggctggagctgcagtagtagatgatgacCGGATTATATGGGCCAGTGGACTCCCAACGGGCAcctctgcacagcgagcagaacTCATCGCCCTGACTCAGGCCCTaaggatggcagaaggtaagagacttaacgtctacacTGACAGCAGATATGCCTTTGCCACTGCTCATATACACGGGGTTATTTATAGGCAGAGAGGGCTGTTAACTTCTGCCGggaaagatgttaaaaacaaacaagagattTTAGATTtgctagaagccatccataggcctaaggaagtagcaataatacattgccctggacaTCAGAAAGATGACTCTACAATAGCTCGAGGAAACCGGACGGCAGACCAAGCCGCAAAGCAAGCGGCTCAGGGAATGAATATTTTGCCCCTCCAAGTGTGTCCGGAAGCCACCcacattaagagcttccagtatacacctgaAGATCTcgtttgtataaacaaattagggttcAAAAATTTCTCGCCCCaagagatatacaagtctgaagaAGGGAAAgttgtcctgccccagagagaggcagaggaatacttaaggcaattacatcaattgacacatcTGGGAGCAAAAAATCTAAAAACCTTTGTTcgagactccccttatcatgttattggattaggaaaatTGGCTGATGAGGTTGTAAAAAATTGTGTACCCTGTCAATTAGTAAACGTgagcaaaaatcaagcaatatcTGGAAAAAGACTTCGAGGAGATCGCCTAGGAGCTtattgggaagttgacttcactgaaattaagcctgctaagtatggatataagtaccttctagttttcctagacacattttcaggatggacagaggcgttccccacaaaaactgagacagcccagacagtgtctaaaaagatccttgaagagatATTTCCCAGATTTGGGATCCCAAAGGTAATtggctccgacaacggccctgcctttgttgcccaggtaagtcagggattggccaagatcctggggacggattggaaattgcattgtgcatacaggccccagagctcaggacaggtagaaaggatgaacagaactctaaaagagaccttgACTAAATTGTCCATAGAGACTGGCTTATgtgattggttggtcctccttccctttgccctgtTTAGAGTCAGGAACACTCCCAGCTGCTTTGGACTAACgccttttgaaataatgtttggggcCCCGGCCCCGCTTCAGTCAGCACATCTTCATACATTCCCCGAGTGTGCAACTAATAAGTTTTTGCTTGAAAGGTTAAGAGCCTTGGAGGCTGTGCAGAAAGAGGTGTGGGCCTCCATCAaggaagcctatcggccagaggagcTCTCAGTGCCTCATCAGTTCCAGGTGGGAGACCCCGTCTACGTGAGAAGGCACCGGACAGGAAACCTCGAGCCACGGTGGAAGGGACCTTTCATCGTCCTCCTGACTACtcccacagctgtgaaagtagaagGCGTCTCTTCCTGGATACACGCTTCACATCTAAAGAAGGCACCCCCGTCGGACTCGGACTGGTGAGTAACTCGGACTGATAATCCTCTTAAGCTTCGCTTGTGTGAAAGGAACTATGTTGTTAGTAATTCTAATGCTCCTGCTGTTTCCAACCCCCCAGAGCCTTAA